The Nymphaea colorata isolate Beijing-Zhang1983 chromosome 11, ASM883128v2, whole genome shotgun sequence genome includes the window ATACAGAAACATGCATTATTCAGCTTAACATAAACAATATGAGACAGCATGAAGGAAACTTCTGCAACTGGCAATGTTTTGCTCCTAAAGCTCATAGAAGACCTAGCAAAAAAGAGTACAACTGAAGCAACTTCCTGATGAATTAGATGTCAACTTATTATCGAGGCAGTTCACCACATTTTGGAGCTCCTTCACCGTGCAGTCATATTCTTTTAAGGTGACACCACAGGCCACAAAGAAAATGAGACCATTATTTGGCATTCTCAAAATCATCACAACGATTACATGCATAAAGTTGGGTCACTCACATAGAAGAAGATTGTTTCATATGCATAATCATGCAAACGGCAGAGTAGATTTTGTATATGCTTCATTTATGCCTAACCATCCCACAGAAGAGTGGAAGTAACAGATGTGTTTTTTCAGGAAGAACGTAGTGAGGCTAAAAAGGGATATAAGAGACTCAAACTGACATGAGGGTCCTTTCAACATGCTAAGGAAGAAAGAATCCAAAATGAGACTAGGAAATATGGTttccattttcaaatttcaacgGGTACAAGTTCACTCTGGATTACCATGTTTCAGATTCTTATATGTAGATTGTAGGGTATAAGACACCCCATGTTTCAGATTGTTGTATGTAGGAGATAAGAGATCCCATGTTTCAGATTCTTTTATGTAGGATATAAGAGACCCAATATGAAGAAAGTATTTGGTCTTTAACTCTGTATGCGTAATTGTGTCTCCAATGAGAAACTCAAGTGACAAATTTGAGGATCTCCTTGGACACGATATATACAATAAAAGTTATTCAACTGTAACCTTAGAATCTGTAAGAAAAATATTGCTACCAAAATATTTCCAAGACCACTAATACCTATAAATTTCAGACAAACCGGACAATTATACTTAGACTACCATGGAGATCCCTTTAAAGATAACTCAAAACCCGTAGCTCAATCACATACAGAATAAACATCGACATCTCTATGAAACTAACCATCAAAAGTCTACCTTGAAGTAAATCGGCACAAATCCTGAAGTAAATTTGAACAATCACAACAAACAAGAAACAATCTCCAAGTTAACTTTACCATCTTGAAAGCCATACATTtaccagaaaaagaaagacacatATGAATAGACACGGCACAAAAAAATAGGGTATATATCTTACCATGACAATAAAATCCTTacaaaaactcataaaaaaatgcTAACAGCGTCCCACTTGAGGCACTTATTTCTCTTTCCAACGAAAATGTCTTTGTAACACTAATTCCCTCAAAAAATTCATATGTTCATAAAGTTAGTATCGAAAAAGATATCGCAGTGACAATCAAACAATACCTAAGCTCATGAAAGCCTCAATACAACTAACCACCGTGCAGAATAATAGATCGGATCCATAACAAGACCTAACACCAACCAGAACCAAATGGAAAGTACAACTGGAACATTGCATCGTCATACTAAGCAATCAAGAAGAATCTGCTATCACAGAAGAGGAAATCAGGACAAtacattaaataaaaattacaaaaagtatttccaaaaatgaaatgaaagggaTAGACTTTCCACAACGAACCTGGTTGTGCCGTTGTCGGGGTTGTGGGAGATGACGACGGCATAGTCGCCGGAGGCGCGAGCGAAGACGCCGCGGTCACCGACGTGGTGCTCGACGTTGCAGACGACAGCTCCCTCGGGAATGGATCTGAGAGGGAGGACGTTGCCGACGGAAAGGGTAGCCTTTTTGCCGCAGTAGACGAACTGGCCGGTGTACATACCCTCAGCGGCAACGAAGAGCTCCTTTTGATGCTTGTAGCGGAAAGGGTGGCGGAAGGTCACCCGAGCGAGCGGCGCACCTCTCCCAGGGTCATGCACGATCTCCGTCACCGTCCCCTTGAGGTACCCATTTCTCTCCCCAAAGTCGAGCGACCGGAGCCTCGCCGCACCCTTCCGGTGGTGGGTGTGGGAACGGAACACCGAACCCGCACCCTTCCTCTGGGCTCTGATCACGCGTCCCATCGCAAGCGGCGGCGACGACGACGGCGAATGAAGAAAGACggaagagggaggaaggaggaagaagaagaagaggatggaGGCTAAATGGATGCCGCTGCTAGGGTTTTTACTCCCGCTGGTGTCGGATCGGATACGGTTTGGAACACAATTGATCCAACTCGAGACCCGATTCAACTTCTTCTCTTCCCCCTTCGGTAGTTTCCCTTTGTAGCCTTAGTTGCCCATATAAACTTTTGCTGCCAAGTAGTTTAACATGGCCCTTGTTAAACtatatggtttaaaaaaattcagaattctaaaaaaacatttatatgaTCATCTTAAACTCTGAAGTGTTCTATTCTATTAACTCTTTAAAAAAATCGGGTATTGATCTCATTTCATTACAACTTTAAGATTACTAGCCTTGGAGTTTTATGTCGCCAAGCAAATGACAGCATTTCTCAAGATGGGTATGTTTAGGAACAAAATGAAGAGTCTTATGATTAATCGTAGATGTCAGGAATGGATTTAAATATGAACAGCAAGTATTCAGCTAGTGTAAACTTGCTTTCAGTAAGCGTTCTAGGTATATATTTTGAATCAACACAAAATAACTGGGTTTGCAAATAAGTAGGCTGTGCTTAAAAGATCTTTCGATTCTAACTCTGGAATAAATGCAACTTATGTTATAAACATTAGCTACTTGACTCGGTAAAGTTTTTAAGGGTTATGGAGCTTGTGAACGAACCATCAAGGTTTAAGCAtcaaaactaaatctgaacttAACTATGGTTGAACTTACTGCGTGCAATAACTCCATACCTGTATTGCAAAAACTACGATGCTAAGTACAACTTTAAACTTTGGATTGCATAAGAGAAGGCCTGCGTGAAAGCATCCATGCTTTTGCATGCccctttgtttgtttttttttttttgctttgaatatccattttttaaaatttcttcgGTTAGATCATGTTAATTCTGATCAATATGTTATAGAATGCTAGCAAATTTTCTCGCTTTTCTGATAAACTGAGACCTCGATTCAATCGACTTACACCTGATATTGTAAGTAATGTTCCCCATTATATGAGGCATTACGATACCTAAGTTAAATATGAAGGCAATCCTGAATTTAGTTTCAGAGATGTCATTCTGCTGTATTAGctattttatgatataaatTCGGAACAGAGCAACTGACAAGACGATATGCTTTCAGATCTTAGTAAATGTACACTTTTGTCTAGTTGGAAGTTGCACGTTTACCTTTGGAACAAAATATTATACATTTGcagttgtttcttttctcatttttcaggTCTTTTAGAAATTTGCTATCCAAACACCTAAGTTTTACAAACCAgtttttgaattacaaaatcCAGTTCTTATCTAGAGATTTAGTCTAACAAAACACGGTAAACACCCCTTAAGGTGAAAAACTGGAACTCAAGATTGATTTCATTGTCATAATTAGTGTTTTTCGTGTTTCTGTGGGAGCCTATTCTTACCCGTTAACACAAAGAATTTAAAGTTTTATGGCAACTTCGAAATTGTGGAcggaaatttattttttttgataCCCCTTCAAGTATCGGCAGATATTCAAGTTAATAAATTTCTATTATTTGCAACGCGCATGTATAGGCTGTTTGCAGTATATACGTATTTTTGTTAACGTAAATTTGATACTGTTATGCAATTAATGGTCATTTTTATGtgaaattatagtttcattttttagttaatataattctttttttcaCGCATACGTTCTTTAAGATTTTTTACGTCATATGTATCTTATTTGATAGTCGATAGACACACTTTCACAACGTTGCGTAGAACACAGCCGAATCTGCTTGGATCATGCCTGAACAAGTTATAGGTACGACAATTTGTCTTCTTGGTCTCCGCGACGTTAAGGGAGATTACATAGAACTGGCAGTAGGTAGGCTCGTGTAGTCCAATTTGCAACATCTGTACTCATCCCAGTCTGAATGCTGTGGAGATTACAGAGCATGCTTAATGTGGAGAATCATCTTGGTGCTTGAAACACAGACATCATGATGCAATCCACCATGCCATATCCCTGCTTATTCAAACTTTCCAAGAAAAATGTCCATCTGAACTCCAGACAGCCGTCCTGATATATCTACATTTGTATGAACTTGCTCATGTTCCACGTAAGTGGAAAGTGGAAACTGTAAGCATGATTTTCGCCGCAGTACTGCTGCCTCGCTTCCTTACTAGagatttgaaaggaaaaaatatctatttttttatcaCGAGAAGCAAATGCTTTGGTCATTGCATGTGAAACAATTCGGTGGGAACCGGACACGAAACAAATATCAGATACTTGCGCTGCTAACATTTCGTGGCATCAGCGAAGTCCAACCTCAGATCCTCCTGCAAACTGTATTCCAGTTCAACTCGTTACCTCCATAAGTACAGTTCTAGAAAAATAATCTTTCCCCGTCTCCAATAAATGCAGACTTGCGACATTCCACTGCAAGTATGAGCTACAGTCAATTGTGCCGAAATATGCATGCTGAAGCTCATCGTTACAAACTTCAGCCACACATACCTCATGCATGTTGTCAGCAGCAGGCAACGCAACtgtaagacccacgatttttgttaagtttttcttaaacatttggattgtgaattaGGGAAGAATCAAATGAAAGATACACTTAAAACTGTCAAGTTAATTTTAAATGAGACATTTGAGGAAAAGATGGAGTTAAGAGCATACTTAACCACATTTTACATCAATTAAAATCCTCATTGTGCTACAGCCCTAAACGAGCACGTCCAgcaatagaaagagagagaaaaaaaggagttGCTGCCAAGATTTTCAAAGGTATTGAATCTAGCATGAAGCTTGtatattttgagttcttatagaTACATATGCACGAGGGTTTATGAATTTATACGCCTAAACatgaatctatgcatgagttaTTGTATGATGGTAATGCTACACAATGTTCTTAGTTCGATTCATCTATGGTTTTCTAGAAGCAAAGCATGCTAGGTGTAAGGCATGTTAATTCAATCGACCCTAAAACAGAGCATGTCTCTCTAAGTTAAGGGCTCTGGTAGAGGATTCAAACCAACGACAGATAcagaacaaggaaaagaatcTTTATTATATACCAGAACCCTCACGGAGGGTCTGGCCATGTTAAAATTGTAAATATAGCTAGGTTGTCTTGAACGTTAGAAAAATCAAACGACTCATTTTCCAACGTTCAAGACTCCAACGATGCTCTTTGGCTCCTTCCTTATTTAGCACTCTATCATTAGGAAATTTTCCATATGCCGTTGAAATGAAACGTTGTACCATTCTTGTATATATTATACCATATAATGAAAAGGTAAGACAATTTACTGGCCATTTCTGcccgtctctctcttttctcacgTTTTCATGAGGGAATTccacatggtattagagccatgAATTCAATGGCAGAACGTGCACCTATGGAGATCAACAATGGTCGTCCGTCTGGTGATGATGCAGATCTCAACATCAATGGTGCCAATATCCAGGTGTTGTCTGATCccttttatattcatcattcTGATAATCCTGAAAATGTTTTGGTGTCTCAAAGTTTTAATGGGGAAAATTATGGGACATGGAGTAGAGCCATGGTAATGGCTCTCTCGGCAAAAAATAAGATCGGCTTTATAGATGGTTCAATTATAGAACCAAACAAGAGTGATCCTAACCATCGTATGTGAGTTAGATGCAATAATCTTGTTTTGTCTTGGATCTTAAATTCTGTCACTAAGGATATTTTAGCAAGCATCATATACTCGACTAATGCTAGAGAAGTTTGGCAAAATTTGAAAGAGCGCTTCACACAAAGTCTTGCTTCCCgaatttttcaaatccaaagttcCATATGCCG containing:
- the LOC116264936 gene encoding 60S ribosomal protein L8, producing MGRVIRAQRKGAGSVFRSHTHHRKGAARLRSLDFGERNGYLKGTVTEIVHDPGRGAPLARVTFRHPFRYKHQKELFVAAEGMYTGQFVYCGKKATLSVGNVLPLRSIPEGAVVCNVEHHVGDRGVFARASGDYAVVISHNPDNGTTRVKLPSGAKKIVPSGCRAMIGQVAGGGRTEKPMLKAGNAYHKYRVKRNCWPKVRGVAMNPVEHPHGGGNHQHIGHASTVRRDAPPGQKVGLIAARRTGRLRGQAAATAAKAEKSA